DNA sequence from the Strigops habroptila isolate Jane chromosome 4, bStrHab1.2.pri, whole genome shotgun sequence genome:
CTATGCGTGGTAGCCATTGGCCTTCCCAAAGCCTGGCCCAGGTGTGACGTTTTCATAGATTGCCATTGCTGTCATGTTTTGGTAAATAAGATCggttttcctgtctttcagtgATCTAATAATATCCATAACACACTGGTTTAGGAAGACATACTGGTCctaatggaaggaaaagagagagtaATATATTTCTAGCAAATACCTGATTTTGCAAGTAATTCTGCCCCTGAATATAACCCATCCGGGGATTTGGATCCACTGCACTGAATGTTATCACAAAGTACTTTTTAGATGTTATATGTTttggtatatatatatatatatatacacacacacacacacacacacatatatagaaGTTCATAAAAAaacagggctggaaaggacctcatGATGTCATCTGATCAACCCCCTGTAAAAAACTAGAATCAAGTTCACCATCATGCCTAACACCCTCTTAAAAGACTTTCATGATGGAGCTTTTACAGCCTTTTTCGCATCCACTGAATTAGTCCACACACCTTTTTGGACCAAAGTGATAACTTCAGCAGGAACATGTGTGTTCCTgcagaacacaaaagaaaagatgcaCACTGAGACCGCTTGACTCAAGATAGTTCTGGCTCACAGCTGTAAGGATAAAACTCACATGAGTAAAACaagctgcaaaaaaaccccaccccattTTTTCAGGATTTGAGTCTTTCCAGTTGCAAATGCCAGTCCTACAAAGCACTCTGTAAAGAGATTGCCTGGACTTAGTATGGCCCCTGGCTGCGGCTACTTTTGTGGGAAGAGCTGAGGCAGGAAAGAGGGAAGTTAAATGAAGAGCAATTTCCGATTGCTCCTTAATATCTTACCTTCCTGCAATTCTGAGCTACATCTTGAGTCCACCCTTCCTGGATTATTAGGCCCAGTTGAAAAACATGCTGCTGGATGGAAGACAGCCTTACCTCAGTTTGCACCATTAAAGGCCGGTGCATGCGAAGATCATATACCACTCCATACACATCCACcgtattttccatttcaatcTGCTGAATCAGGCGGTCAATGGCAATGAATGTCCCTGTCCTCCCGACACCAGCACTGCAATGACACAGGGAAGCCATTTACTGCTTTCTCACAACCACCTGGTTGTATCGATGGTGGCCTGATAAAAAGCCAGCAAGGCAGTAAGATGgtttctgttatttcagtggCACAGGTATTAAAAGTCTCTGCAGCCCAGAGGGGTAGTTCTTACCATCACcaagagggagggaggacaTGCTTCCAGGCTTCCCAGTCTTGCACTTGCACAAGGTTGCATATAAGAACACTTGAAAAGGCAACTATTTCAGTTAAGTTTTCCAGGCTAGGAGAGATTGTCTATTCTAATGTAGTTTTATGTCTGGCACTTTTTTACCTATGTAGTAGCATTGCTATGTTTCTGAAGCACAGGGCAAAGGTTTTAATTTGGCAGGGTAAACAGCCCATGTCTTCAAGCAgagacatatttttctttttcttttttttttttttaaaatcacactGAAGAAGAATTGTTCTTAAAAAAGCCACAAGACACAAGTGTGTCTATCACAACCACGTTCTTCTTACCTGCAGTGCACCAGAGTAGGAGATTCGATTGGATTTTGACTGCTGTACTCATGAACAAGGTGTCGAAAGTTGATGAGAAGCTCTGTTGTCTCTGGCACTCCGTGATCTGGCCAGGAGGTGAAGTGGAACTGGCGCACCGTGTGGCCCTCTGCTGTGTTGGACTAGAGgaacacacattaaaaaataagaaaactggCTTCAGAGGAGCAACATTAGAGCTTCCTGATGCACGTACTGGGCAAACTTCAGCTTCGTTAAAGAAGCCTGTTACAGACTGCACAATAATTTGATCAATGGTATTTCagtttccctcttccttctgctctggtAGAGAATActttgaaatagttttctttcacttttcactTTACTCCAAGATCATCTCTGCTGCATTAAAATTGCTGAGAGGGAGCTAAGTGTTTTCAGTCCAGCAGATACTACAAGTATCTGCATGAGCACAGGTTTTGGTACAAGTCTGAGGGAAACACCAACTGCAGGATCACTGAAGGGGCAATCAGGAATTCCCATGAGCAGGCCGGATTTGCTGGCAGATCCTTTTCTGCCACTAGAAGGGTCTTACTGACAGTCAATCCCACCTCTGGATTTGTTACTAAAACACTGTTGTGAGAAGCCAGGGCTTATGAACAAATGCATGCACATCACAGGAATCTCGTTGTCAGTAAGAAGGgtgaaaaattttaaaatcagactGTTGGCAGAAAGCAGATCAATATATTCAAAGcctcaaattaaaataaaccactttTACTCTTTTCGCTCAGATAACTTTGAATTTGTTTAAGTTTTAGTGAAATTACTGTATTCTTTCACTTCAGTGTTGCTTGACATGTGAAGTCACAGTGATACAATAAACCATACCTACAGATACTTCACTAACAGCGACCAAGGCGGTACTCACCTTTTCTACAGTGAAGTCCCTTATTGTCCATTCTGGAAGGACAACCTCTGAGACCATTGTCACAATGATGTCACCATAGCTCTTGGGCTGTTTGTCTGGCCAGTATTGCTCACATTTTGTCTAAGAAGAGAATTACAAGGTTAGGCACATTACACACAGCAATGCTGGCTCTGAATGACACCACCTGAAGCAGGGCTAGAAAGCACATCACCCTTCCCAATAGCCTGGCCCAGGGCAGGAAAAGCTCTCTCAAAATCATTCCTTAGGGAGAAGAATCAATCCTTAAAGATGGCGATTCCACAACCCTCCTGAGACAATCTATTCTGGTAGTCAGCACatattaaaaatgggaaaaagcaaaaaaaaaaaccaaacctaaaaaaaaaaaaaaaaaagaaaaaaagaaaaaaatattaaatttggCTTATTTAATTTAGGAAACAGCCATCCAGTAAGAGGATGGTTGTTAAAAGACAGTTTTCAGTCTCCAACCTACTAGGGtaacaaaaaaattagaagaGATACAACTGTCTTCAAGAGACAgttcagttttaataaaaacataccCGGGCTTGTTCAACACATTTTGTCAACATAACAATAGAGTAGATATTCTTTTCCCAAATCATGGACCAGAAGTCTTCTATAGTATTGGGTAAAGGACCCTGTGCAGCAATAAACGCCTTCTTTGAGTTATACccctaagaaagaaaaaaaaaaaagtaaaatatatacacacacacgcagagGCACAAAAAGTGGATTTTAAACATCATTATGAGCTGTTAAGGCTATATTGTAAAATTAAgtattatatttcatttcaacTCATGAAGCAACTTACAGGCATATAGTTTGCATTAATATAATCATCAGATGCAGACCTCTGGTCTGAAAGTTTAACACGAGAAATAtcatctgcagaaagaaaaaaagaaaatgatgaattttAGAACTAGAACCTTTCAGCAAAATACTGCTTATCTAATGCATGGTTTCTAAATAAAAGGCAAtttaagaataagaataaagtTTTAGGAATCATAATTAGCAGTAGTTCAGAATTTTTATCATGaaagtcttcagaaaaatgaCTGGCCAAGATAAAGATTGGGAATACTCAATcacagattttattattttttaaaaatggtttggttttgcatatttatatattttcaatCCAACATGGAATTTACTATAGTTTTAATTACTGGAGAAAAAATGGGTAATTTGTCTCCTGCTGCCATTGCAgctgatgttttccttccaaagcatCCCCACGTACCCACCACTGTTTGCTTCCAATTCCTCCTTACACTCAGCTAGGCAGGGATGCCTGCAGACAGCCCGGCTGGGTTTACATTCTCAGTTCACCTGCAAAGCTGGCCAGCAGGGCCTTAGTATTTTGCATAGCTCTGCACATCTATCTGTCCGTAGCCAACAGTTAACCTCTTTTTCAATCTGGACTGCAAGTTTCtcacaaatggaaaattaaaattatttaattacagGAAAGTTCTTTAAGGAGCTTTCTTCAGGGAAAGCTCTTTGGGTTTGCTTACACTAACTCAAGGTTTTCCATCTAAAATCTCAACCAGTAGCAcatgcaaaaccaaagagaGTAACTCACACGGTAAGACGTTGTTGtatctattttttcccctgttctcaGGAAGTTCAGCAGCAAATTTGGGCTGATGAACACCAGCAGACTTGAGTTCCTACAATGAAAGGAGGATTCATGAGCCCCTGGGTCCTGGTTTAGGAATTATACAGAAACACTTGACCGAAAGACAAATACTCCGAACACTTTCAGCCTCTGCTGTAAAAGAAGGCGTGGTAAATGGGATAAATGATGATAAAGATCATCTACTCTACTTCTGTAGAGTAGAAGAGTGACAGTGGCAAAGAGACAGATAAAGGATTAATGCAGAATGTAGGAACAGTAGCATGTTTAAAATCCAGAGATGGGCTTTAAAGGCCCAGAAACAGTTTTGCAGAAACACAGGACACTGGTATCAAGGGCACTCTCATTCTGACCCCAAGACAGGGAACTACTTAGCATAAGCTTTGCAGACATTACAGGGAGAAAGGGACCAAGTACATCAGAAAAGGACTGCAGGAAGCAAAATCTGAGAGGAAGGCAAGGCGAAGCACCAGCctgcaaagcaaatgaaagggaCAGAATTTGAtctggaaagaagaaggaagtcAATTAATAGCTTCAAGGAGATGGAAACAAACGAACGAATGaacgaacaaaaaaaaaaaaaaaccccaaaaaaaagagagattctTTAACAGCAAACATGACAACACAGAATCCTTACTGACACTTGACTCCTGTCTTTTGTGCCTTATAACAATTGAGCTTTAGcacatttcacagaaaaacatcTATGTTTTTCATAACTGCTGTTTCTCTAACTGCTCCTTCAAGCTATTCCACAGGTGTGGTTTGCAAATCACACCTACACACTAAAGAAGTCAATGACATTAGCAAGAAACCTGTCTTGCTgtgtagaaaaacaaaaacaagattaaaaaaacccaaagtgcAGAGAGGCGAAATAGCTTTCCCTAGGCTGTGTCATGTGACTAGGGCAAGGGCTCAGGAGATCCTGTCTCTGGCAAGAGCTTGAAACAGCAGGCCATGCCGTAAGCTCACAGGTAGAGACAATAGTTCAGGATGTGAAGTATTTGTCATGCACTTCAACTAAATTTGGAGTTGAATGAGGGAAGGCTGTACATGCATCTTAATAATCTCTGTAATAAAGgtcccttctcttccctccagtaAGCCTCACATATGCTCCATAAGAAAGCTGAGCTGCCtttccaaaaatatttgtcatgaAGTGCTCTCTACTGAGGGCACATACCTCATATTCTTCAGCAAAACCACAGTTGGAGTCAGCTTGCTGCTTCTTAAAGTAGGACTCAAAGTTCTCCACTTTAATCATCTTTGatctaaaatgagaaaagccaTGTAATTGGTAACTGGTACTACGTAAATAAGCCATGAATTCAGTTAATGTGTTAGAAAGTGCGCTTTACTTACTTCTTGACTCTTCAGggaagggtggggggaagaaaaaaaggttgaTTAGACACATGCAGCTGTGGTTTTCACTATGTGAATCTAAGAATGAAAGCATGACTGTAGTAGCAGCcacaaaactgcatttaaagGGGACAGGATACCAAGCATAGCATTTGACTGATCTGTTAAACCAAGGAAAGAATAGCACATCCTTCAGGAGAAGGTTATCACAGCAGGTTTCAGTCAGCTACTTCTGCACTCCCATCAGATTAGCCCCATTCCCTGCTATATTTTGTGGGAACTAGCAAAGTCTGCACAGGTGGGACTTTATGGGATGCTCCAGCTATGCCTTTCCATCAGCACAAAAATTGTAGCAAGAAACCAATAATGTGATTCGACCGCACTGCCTGTGACTTCCAATATATTACGGTTACCCTCCCACAGTCAGCTTTCACAATCTCAACATTATCTGAACTAATGGTTCAGCACAAAGTAGTcataaagcaaaggaaaattcagGCCACGGCCCTTTATCAACAATTTGAATTGTTTCCTCAGTGTGCACAAAGTCTGTATTTCATTCAAACATCCTGGTTTTCAAAACTACATGGAGCATTTCTGTGTCTAATGGTGATTCATGAAGCAAGCACTCAAAGCTCTGTGGCAGCTCTAGAAGTCTTGATCATACTGATTTTTAGTCTGCAGGCTGGAGTCTTTAAATTCCGCAAGAAATTAATACTGCAAAATTCTATataaaaccacacagaaaatgaGTATCGGGGTTCAGAGCAAGTTTTGCAAATATCACTTGAGCTCAGAAGACAATGTGTGAAAGAACACAGACTTACTTAATTGGAGAAAAGGACACCTCggtatttcttttatctttcctataaggcaaaagaaaacaacacaataGGTTCACAGCAGAATTTAATGGAATGCGGATGAGATTCCTGATGACAGCTATTTCCTGTGCCTGTTCAGAACAATTTCGTTTAAAGCATCTCATTtggtggaaaagaaaaccctccCGAGGCAAACCTTACACCTGGAATAGAACTAAAATACTTCATCCTTCCTCCAGTGATGTTGTGCAATGGGACTGTTTCTTTCAGCTGGGACCAGAGCACAACACAGAGTACAGAACAAAAACCACAGTTTGGTGAAATAAGTACATCTGAGGGATCTGCATCGCTAGCTAACATCTCAGGAGAATTGCTACTAATCCCAGAATATCTACGTTAAGAGTTCAATAGTGATGTGTCAGTGGTACTGAAAGTGGTAGTTGAATGAAAGTAAGTACTTCCAGCTTTAAAGGAAGCTCTTGTCATTATTGTCCACAGTTATTAGACACACTtgtaaaaataacagcagctcATCAAAGAAACTAAGAAAACTGGACTAAGGGCCCTGAGCTAACTCTTCAGAGAGGATGCACCACACgatcagaagcaggaaaaaccCTTTATGGATTCTTAGGTCCTAGATTATTTGGAAAAGATTGGAGATTGAGACCCCAGCTCAAAACCTAGGCAACTCATCAGCTTCTGGGAACTCCAGAATGGAAGTTTTATGTGACAGGCCATCAAGCAATTAACAAGTGTGATTAATGGGcgatttaaaataaaaccacttaaGATATAATTATATATGTCTTTTAGCACTATAACTTGTGATGGTTGCTCACTTCTGACTGAATTACTTCATCAGCATAAATGaattcagaagagaaaagcaaaacaaatcttAACTCATTAGTTTGTAACTATGGGGTTGAACAAAGTCATTTAACTAGTCTGATACATCAACTCTAATCTGTAACACAAACAAGATTTTTaacaaatgtatttcaaagcatgtctttaaaatacattctgtattttaaacagagagGCCTTTTTAGAAGAAAGATACAGAAGTGAAATACTGGTGTTCCTTATCACAACAAATACAGTAATGAACACATATtaccttctccttctccagaaTATGAAACCCCCTATAGTGACTACAGCCAATATAGCTAAAAGGCATCCAATAATGGCTCCAGCAATAACACCTGATAGGAGAGAACAAGTGTTACTCATTACTGATTTACCTTTCTGGCAATGATCTAACTCAATCAACATAATACAAGAGAACCTCACAAGTGACAGAGCATACTCCACTAAATGTCTTTTCTTACTGTGTCCTTTGGCAGTACCAGTATTGAAAGCTCACAAAGAATAATAAACCAAGGgtgataaattaataaaaaattggGAGCAAAGGACTGGTATTTGCATTCCAATGCATCTGCTTTTAATTTACCAGAACTGTTAGAACATAAGCTGGTTTTGCTACTTGTTTCTGTACCAAAGTCTCACTGTGGCATCCAATCCCTTTCAGCATGCCATGCGTAGCACAGCTTTTGGTTACTTCCGCAGTGGAAGGCatacatggaaaaaagaagtcaCTCACAGAACTAGCAAGGTGTGAATTTACAGAGCAAAGTCACTGTAAATTGTCACTGCGAAGCTGGACGGAAATAGTCCATCACAGAGAAACCAGCAGGCGTTTTGTTGTTATGAAACTCGCCATAACTAAGGGATCTCCACACAGTGAGCATGTGCCAAGCTGCCAGTTCTATACTTGACATTAACTATACCTGGATCCTGCGGTAGCAAAACTGCCTCAGAACAGGGTGTAAATGATACATAACTATCTTCTGCCACAATGATGCCGTCCATATTAAAGATTATGTTAGTGAAACCTGCAACACTTGCCCTGTTGAtaagggagaagaaataaaaaagtagtaCATTACATGGTTTTAACAACCTTAAGCAAGATCTGTGATTTTTTCTTAAGATAATCTTTTAGATTTCAACCGCAAAAAAGTTTACCGAACAGTGGTTTGAAATAAATACCTGTATGAACGAAGAGGAATCAATGGTCCATTTTTGTAGCCACACACTTTCTCTCCATTGCCTACGTTAACGTTTAATGTTTCATTCTGAGAATGAAAAGGTGATTTTGCCTGCTCTGTAGCTACAACATATGTTACATAGGTGACTGTGATCTTCTTCTTGAAATCTTCATATGTATTGTTCAATTTAGACTTCAAAGACCCACaaccttcaggaaaaaacaaggaTATATGTGGTATACACCATCCGCCGATTTTTTACCAATCGTCGCAGTGGTGAGATGGTCACATTCACCACAACTGTCATTACTCCATAAATGCCTGAAACGAAAGGCTGAGTGCAACAATCTTGAATCTCATCTGCTGCAGTGCAATCTACCGAACTACCTCCCTACCCCCCAGCGTTATTTGGTTTAATctccttttggttttatttctgccatGTGTAGTGGAGCTTCTCTGTAAGGATACATTAGTGGTTGATTCTGATGTCCCCCTGGACAACCTTCACTGGGCAAGTCAGTCGTATCCATACGCACTTTATCAACTATCACATGTAGAGAGCATGACGCGAACTGGTATTTGGTAATGTTGTGCTACCCAAACAGCATCAAACCTCATTCAGGGTGACACTAAACTCGTGCTGACCTATACTTCCTTGCTGTGTCTTATAAGAAGTCACACACTCAAACTGCAGGAGACCAAGGAGttaaattctgccttttcttgACACAGACAGAAGATTAGGAAGAATGGGCTATCACAGTGAGTGACCAACAGGACACCACCTGCAGAAGAGCATCACTTTACAGTGTCTTTTGTTAGAAGATGAACCCTAGAaacttcatagaatcaaagaatggtttggtttggaagggaccttaaagatctagttccaacccccctgcatgggcagagacaccttccactagatcaagTTCCTCAAAACCCTATCCAACCATTCAAACTTGAGCCAGATTATACAGTTGAGGCACATACAACCTAAGAGGTAATAAAGAAGCTCAAATTACCAGTTGTCCAACAACTCAAGAGCAAGCAAACTGATGTTACATATTCAAAGTATTACAGGAAGAAGAAGAATCTTTCTCATTTGAGTGAAGTTTGCATAAATTGTTCTCTACTGACTGCCTTTGCAAAACTAAAAGCTCCTTCTAAAAGCAGTATATCTTGAATTCACGTTTAAAAAGAAGCCTTGCAGGAGctctgaaaaatggaaaagctctAGCAAGTTTTCTACAGTTATGAAGACAAGGTTTGATCTGCCACCAGTGAGCTGGTGGCTCACTGTCACCAGTAGCAAAGCTCTCACCAACTTGTAACTGTGCAGGAACAGGGTGCAAGACAGCTCTTCTAAAGCACTAGATCAGTTATGTTAAAAGCAGCTGAGGTTGCAATTAATTCAGTTGCCTAGAAATGGGTGTTCAGTACTATCTGAGATGCGTTATATGTCTGTCTGGTCCCTATCTTCCATTCCAAATTGATGTAAAACCCAGGTTATATCTGCAGCTCGTTGAGGATATCTTGGGTATCACCCTTGGACATCTCAAACAGCCTTAGACACCATTGCTTCCACAACTGAAGAAAGTCCCCTCTGTCTATCCTAAAGGAAATGATGTCTGttttaagagagagaaacaCACCTCAATCATATTAATGCTATTTCAACACTATAAAGCTGAAGTGATGCTTGGCTGTAAGGATAGTTTTCTGCTCCTATCAAAGTACTCAGACTCTATATTATAAATACAGGAgatcttctttccttctttctgtcaaTCATATCTTGAAAACCTTGCAATCAAAACCACATAGAAGAATGTGCTGAATCTCATCATGACTAAACAGGACTGGCTGAAGGTACAAGCAGAGTTGTTACTGCATGCAAAAGACTGACAGTCAAATCAGCAACTCCAGGGCAGCTGAGCAGGCATGTGAAAACCAGGAATTTTCTGCACTGGTGTACTACATATATATGGACATTTCTTGGTTGTATATTGTATGGAAAACCACAGAAGAAAGATCCACAGTCTAACTGCTACAAGATGAATTTCCAGTGTTAAGACAAAGGATAGGCATGAATGTCAAATCTTGCCTGGGGAAAACTATCTCCATGAGCTGCTCTATTCCTCCAGTGCGCTGgcagaaattaaatgaagttCAACTGGAACCTACACTGCAAAGGTAAGTTCCTTAACGTCCTAGTTTATCCCTGGACATTCACCGATTAAAGATGTATCTCTGTTCTGATGCTTTAAAGATGTGAGTTTGATAGACCACCCTCTAGCTTTCATGGTGTTCAACCTCCCATGGCATGTAATGCTGAGAATGCTGTTCAAGCCTTCCATCTGTACCCTATTTCTCTCAGTTACTAaagtattttaagcaaaatgaaggaaggaaagctctcttccttttttttttttctttttaagatctTATTGCAGATATCTTACAGCtgaagaagggaggggggaaaagcaTTCCACATTCCAAAGCTGCTTATATTAGTAGCTCTGAAAATTATTCTCTGTGGAAAAAAGGGATACTACGCAATCTTGTGGCAGGAATCACTAGCAAATCAAGATGGCAACAGCACAGTGGCAACACATATGAGACTTTTATACAAGGATAAGGCAGGGTGGAAAAGGTTGAATAAAAACAGtggctttctgaaaacaaggaGTGATCTGGCTTAAAGCAAGCAAGGTATTTGCCTCATGAGTTTTGAAAGGTGACTGAAAATAGTGAGTCAGCTTTTTCTCTATCCATTTAACACCTGTTTAGAGTTTAAAACATAATGCTGTCTGataaattatttcacaaaaCTACAAGATAACATCATAACATCTTACCTTGTTCTTCTGTTGTGATCATTACTGCATAGGCTTTTAATGGTCCATTCACTGACTCAAAGTCAGAGAATTCTACAGACAACGAGTTGTGACTGACTGCCTTGACTAAAGGAGCTTTGCTTGGAGCAGGTGGATctataaacagaaatatgtttCAGTACCTGACTGGTAAAGAAGAGTTTTCTAACCAGTAAAATGCTGTAACACTGATGCTATTCATACAATGCATATTTATTGTGCGTCACATTAGACTTTGCATGAACGTTGTATTTTATGCATAATGTGTAGGATGATAACGTACTGCATTCAAGTTTGCTGTTCTGCAATCATGAAGTTAACATTTTAGTCCTATGAATATCTTTAGTTCTCAAATCTTAATGCTTACCAGTAATGCTTGTATTACACATTTTCTGCACTGGATCACTTTCAGAACCATTTGAAAGAGTTGCAATAGTAACAGCATAGGTGCGGAAATAATCTAAAGATGATGTTGTGAAGGTTTCTGCTGAGCCTTCTCCCGTGCAGGATGGAGCCCATTCTTCTATTTCCCATgtatcattaaatattttaattttgaagccAGAATTGTTACCAGGAGGACATTCCCACTTCAGCATTAGAGAAGACTCCTTGAGCACTGGTTCACATTGAAATGAATTCACTAAGGCAggaactgttaaaaaaagaaaacaaaaaataaaaccaaaaaacccaagaggAGTAAGAAGTCAAGTATTGTAGTATATATAAAAAGCTGTCAATATTTAAGTTCTGTgtataaatgtttataaaactTCAATATTCCTTTCcacttttaaaaagacaaagctaCTGCACACAGGGACTTGTTACCCTATAAGGAAGGGAAGTATTTAGCATATTAAGTACGCTGACCTCTTCTGTGCTCTGTAACTCCCCTGCAGGCAGGTTTACTGAGAAAATTTAGGTAGAGTATGTGTCAAGATGagcaaagctttcaaaatactgttCAGTCACTGAACATAGCactcaaagaacatttttaaagtagtatGTAAATTGACACTAACTTACTGTATAATTACTTAAAACTCTTAGGTGCCAACAAATACAATGAATATAAGCTTTGT
Encoded proteins:
- the PTPRJ gene encoding receptor-type tyrosine-protein phosphatase eta isoform X6; this encodes MRRLLLPLPCLLLLLLAEVRCTIACAKDCSSTNETAGRGTSSNDNLSINSTSGNKTYGGGRWTRNVSLFKRAINDLNNVTQPSPVLDLKAEYIGVTSVNLSWAVNDTASDSYTYRIEVVNGTSARNLMSNVTKTEITELIPGTMYNFTVFAVAADGQTEGEGVSISLYTKPSPVLDLKAEYVGVTSVILSWAVNDTASNSYTYSIEVVSGTSARNLMSNVTKKEITELIPGTMYNFTVFAVAADGQTEGQGVSISLYTKPSPVLDLKAEYVGVTSVILSWAVNDTASDSYTYKIEFVNGTSARNLMSNVTKTEITELIPGTMYNFTVFAVAADGQTEGEGVSISLYTIPALVNSFQCEPVLKESSLMLKWECPPGNNSGFKIKIFNDTWEIEEWAPSCTGEGSAETFTTSSLDYFRTYAVTIATLSNGSESDPVQKMCNTSITDPPAPSKAPLVKAVSHNSLSVEFSDFESVNGPLKAYAVMITTEEQGCGSLKSKLNNTYEDFKKKITVTYVTYVVATEQAKSPFHSQNETLNVNVGNGEKVCGYKNGPLIPLRSYRASVAGFTNIIFNMDGIIVAEDSYVSFTPCSEAVLLPQDPGVIAGAIIGCLLAILAVVTIGGFIFWRRRRKDKRNTEVSFSPIKVKKSKMIKVENFESYFKKQQADSNCGFAEEYEELKSAGVHQPKFAAELPENRGKNRYNNVLPYDISRVKLSDQRSASDDYINANYMPGYNSKKAFIAAQGPLPNTIEDFWSMIWEKNIYSIVMLTKCVEQARTKCEQYWPDKQPKSYGDIIVTMVSEVVLPEWTIRDFTVEKSNTAEGHTVRQFHFTSWPDHGVPETTELLINFRHLVHEYSSQNPIESPTLVHCSAGVGRTGTFIAIDRLIQQIEMENTVDVYGVVYDLRMHRPLMVQTEDQYVFLNQCVMDIIRSLKDRKTDLIYQNMTAMAIYENVTPGPGFGKANGYHA
- the PTPRJ gene encoding receptor-type tyrosine-protein phosphatase eta isoform X3, which codes for MRRLLLPLPCLLLLLLAEVRCTIACAKDCSSTNETAGRGTSSNDNLSINSTSGNKTYGGGRWTRNVSLFKRAINDLNNVTQPSPVLDLKAEYIGVTSVNLSWAVNDTASDSYTYRIEVVNGTSARNLMSNVTKTEITELIPGTMYNFTVFAVAADGQTEGEGVSISLYTKPSPVLDLKADYVGVTSVNLAWAVNDTASDSYTYSIEVVNGTSARNLMSNVTKTEITELIPGTMYNFTVFAVAADDQTEGEGVSISLYTKPSPVLDLKAEYIGVTSVKLSWAVNDTASDSYTYRIEVVNGTSARNLMSNVTKTEITELIPGTMYNFTVFAVAADGQTEGEGVSISLYTKPSPVLDLKAEYVGVTSVILSWAVNDTASNSYTYSIEVVSGTSARNLMSNVTKKEITELIPGTMYNFTVFAVAADGQTEGQGVSISLYTKPSPVLDLKAEYVGVTSVILSWAVNDTASDSYTYKIEFVNGTSARNLMSNVTKTEITELIPGTMYNFTVFAVAADGQTEGEGVSISLYTIPALVNSFQCEPVLKESSLMLKWECPPGNNSGFKIKIFNDTWEIEEWAPSCTGEGSAETFTTSSLDYFRTYAVTIATLSNGSESDPVQKMCNTSITDPPAPSKAPLVKAVSHNSLSVEFSDFESVNGPLKAYAVMITTEEQGCGSLKSKLNNTYEDFKKKITVTYVTYVVATEQAKSPFHSQNETLNVNVGNGEKVCGYKNGPLIPLRSYRASVAGFTNIIFNMDGIIVAEDSYVSFTPCSEAVLLPQDPGVIAGAIIGCLLAILAVVTIGGFIFWRRRRKDKRNTEVSFSPIKVKKSKMIKVENFESYFKKQQADSNCGFAEEYEELKSAGVHQPKFAAELPENRGKNRYNNVLPYDISRVKLSDQRSASDDYINANYMPGYNSKKAFIAAQGPLPNTIEDFWSMIWEKNIYSIVMLTKCVEQARTKCEQYWPDKQPKSYGDIIVTMVSEVVLPEWTIRDFTVEKSNTAEGHTVRQFHFTSWPDHGVPETTELLINFRHLVHEYSSQNPIESPTLVHCSAGVGRTGTFIAIDRLIQQIEMENTVDVYGVVYDLRMHRPLMVQTEDQYVFLNQCVMDIIRSLKDRKTDLIYQNMTAMAIYENVTPGPGFGKANGYHA
- the PTPRJ gene encoding receptor-type tyrosine-protein phosphatase eta isoform X5 codes for the protein MRRLLLPLPCLLLLLLAEVRCTIACAKDCSSTNETAGRGTSSNDNLSINSTSGNKTYGGGRWTRNVSLFKRAINDLNNVTQPSPVLDLKAEYIGVTSVNLSWAVNDTASDSYTYRIEVVNGTSARNLMSNVTKTEITELIPGTMYNFTVFAVAADGQTEGEGVSISLYTKPSPVLDLKAEYVGVTSVNLSWAVNDTASNSYTYSIEVVSGTSARNLMSNVTKTEITELIPGTMYNFTVFAVAADDQTEGEGVSISLYTKPSPVLDLKAEYVGVTSVILSWAVNDTASNSYTYSIEVVSGTSARNLMSNVTKKEITELIPGTMYNFTVFAVAADGQTEGQGVSISLYTKPSPVLDLKAEYVGVTSVILSWAVNDTASDSYTYKIEFVNGTSARNLMSNVTKTEITELIPGTMYNFTVFAVAADGQTEGEGVSISLYTIPALVNSFQCEPVLKESSLMLKWECPPGNNSGFKIKIFNDTWEIEEWAPSCTGEGSAETFTTSSLDYFRTYAVTIATLSNGSESDPVQKMCNTSITDPPAPSKAPLVKAVSHNSLSVEFSDFESVNGPLKAYAVMITTEEQGCGSLKSKLNNTYEDFKKKITVTYVTYVVATEQAKSPFHSQNETLNVNVGNGEKVCGYKNGPLIPLRSYRASVAGFTNIIFNMDGIIVAEDSYVSFTPCSEAVLLPQDPGVIAGAIIGCLLAILAVVTIGGFIFWRRRRKDKRNTEVSFSPIKVKKSKMIKVENFESYFKKQQADSNCGFAEEYEELKSAGVHQPKFAAELPENRGKNRYNNVLPYDISRVKLSDQRSASDDYINANYMPGYNSKKAFIAAQGPLPNTIEDFWSMIWEKNIYSIVMLTKCVEQARTKCEQYWPDKQPKSYGDIIVTMVSEVVLPEWTIRDFTVEKSNTAEGHTVRQFHFTSWPDHGVPETTELLINFRHLVHEYSSQNPIESPTLVHCSAGVGRTGTFIAIDRLIQQIEMENTVDVYGVVYDLRMHRPLMVQTEDQYVFLNQCVMDIIRSLKDRKTDLIYQNMTAMAIYENVTPGPGFGKANGYHA